In Callospermophilus lateralis isolate mCalLat2 chromosome 4, mCalLat2.hap1, whole genome shotgun sequence, one genomic interval encodes:
- the Mboat4 gene encoding membrane-bound ghrelin O-acyltransferase MBOAT4: MDWLQQFFLHPVSLYQGAAFPFALLFNYLCIMDSFSTRARYLFLLAGGGALALAAMGSFALLVFIPAFCTVVLVSSLGPQEVHRRTFFFQMSWQTLCHLGLHYTEYYLQETPSTRFYITLSSLMLLTQRVTSLSLDICEGKVEAAVGGIQSGSSLSEHLCKALPYFSYLLFFPALLGGPLCSFQRFQARVQGPSSLCSRISFWALTWRGLQILGLECLKVALSRVVSEGAGLTGCQQLECIYVMWSTAGLFKLTYYSHWILDDSLLHAAGFGSGLSSSPGEEGYIPDADIWTLETTHRISLFTRKWNQSTARWLRRLIFQHSRGWPLLQTFAFSAWWHGLHPGQVLGFFCWAVMVEADYLIHTFANLFIRSWPMRLLYRALTWVHTQLIIAYIMLAVEVRSLSSVWLLCNSYNSFFPMVYCILLFLLLKMKHKFN; this comes from the exons ATGGATTGGCTTCAGCAATTCTTCCTCCATCCTGTGTCACTTTATCAAGGGGCTGCTTTTCCTTTTGCACTGCTGTTTAATTATCTCTGCattatggattcattttccactcGGGCCAG GTACCTCTTTCTCCTGGCTGGAGGAGGTGCCCTGGCCTTGGCTGCCATGGGTTCATTTGCTCTGCTTGTTTTTATCCCTGCTTTCTGTACCGTGGTTTTGGTCTCTTCTCTTGGCCCACAGGAAGTCCACAGGCGAACTTTCTTCTTTCAGATGAGCTGGCAGACCCTGTGTCACCTGGGTCTGCACTACACTGAGTATTATCTGCAAGAGACTCCTTCTACAAG gTTCTACATCACTCTTTCTTCCCTCATGCTCTTGACCCAGAGGGTCACATCTCTCTCTCTGGACATTTGTGAGGGGAAAGTGGAGGCTGCAGTAGGAGGCATCCAGAGCGGGAGCTCTTTGTCTGAGCATCTATGTAAGGCTCTGCCCTATTTCAGCTACTTGCTctttttccctgctcttctgggaGGCCCTTTGTGTTCCTTCCAGAGATTTCAGGCTCGTGTTCAAGGGCCCAGCTCTTTATGTTCCAGGATTTCTTTTTGGGCTCTGACTTGGAGGGGCCTGCAGATTCTTGGACTGGAGTGCCTAAAGGTGGCCCTGAGCCGCGTGGTGAGTGAAGGAGCAGGACTGACAGGTTGCCAGCAACTTGAGTGCATTTATGTCATGTGGTCCACAGCTGGTCTCTTCAAACTCACCTACTACTCTCACTGGATCCTGGATGACTCTCTCCTCCATGCAGCAGGCTTTGGGTCTGGGctcagttcaagccctggtgaggAGGGATATATCCCTGATGCAGACATTTGGACACTGGAAACAACCCATAGGATATCTCTGTTCACAAGAAAGTGGAATCAAAGCACAGCTCGGTGGCTCAGAAGGCTCATATTCCAGCACAGCAGGGGATGGCCATTGTTGCAGACCTTCGCATTCTCTGCCTGGTGGCATGGACTCCATCCAGGACAGGTACTTGGTTTTTTTTGCTGGGCCGTGATGGTAGAAGCTGACTACCTGATTCATACCTTTGCCAATTTATTTATCAGATCATGGCCTATGAGACTTCTCTATAGAGCCCTCACCTGGGTCCATACCCAGCTCATCATTGCCTACATAATGCTCGCAGTAGAAGTCAGGAGCCTCTCCTCTGTCTGGTTGCTGTGTAACTCTTACAACAGCTTCTTTCCAATGGTGTACTGTATTTTGCTCTTTCTGTTACTGAAGATGAAACATAAATTTAACTGA